A part of Pirellulaceae bacterium genomic DNA contains:
- a CDS encoding transposase, whose translation MGQTRRNFGAEQKAEVVRRHLKDKVAVSDLADELGIQPSQIHQWVNAVLAQAEQAFVGKGGRRVKSAAKLEDAKQRQIKRLEEKLQLKNEVISELMEENVKAKKENGDL comes from the coding sequence ATGGGACAAACAAGACGTAATTTTGGTGCAGAGCAGAAGGCGGAAGTGGTCCGTCGGCATTTGAAGGACAAGGTAGCGGTCAGCGATCTGGCCGACGAGCTGGGCATTCAGCCGAGCCAGATCCATCAATGGGTGAATGCCGTTCTTGCGCAGGCTGAGCAGGCGTTTGTGGGTAAGGGTGGTCGTCGCGTGAAGTCGGCGGCGAAGCTGGAAGATGCCAAACAACGTCAGATCAAGCGGCTTGAGGAGAAGCTGCAGCTGAAGAATGAGGTGATCTCCGAACTCATGGAAGAGAACGTCAAGGCAAAAAAAGAAAATGGGGACCTGTGA
- a CDS encoding RtcB family protein, with protein sequence MILNRLADVLELQLNIQVDQNSYLDCPHNFAQTESHSGQQLIVHRKSANWAPADCRGLIAGSMATGTLIVVGRGKPDSLCSSAHGAGRAMSRTEAAQRIEHRQLTGLMSDITYRQDWANLLRDEAPQAYKDLRLVMQAQHDLVRIERHLKPILNDKRP encoded by the coding sequence ATGATTCTGAACCGGTTGGCAGATGTCCTGGAACTACAGCTGAACATCCAGGTCGATCAGAATTCGTATCTTGATTGCCCACACAACTTCGCTCAAACCGAGAGCCACAGTGGACAGCAGCTCATCGTGCATCGAAAAAGCGCCAACTGGGCACCGGCTGACTGTCGCGGATTAATTGCCGGCTCGATGGCCACCGGTACTCTAATTGTCGTCGGACGGGGAAAGCCAGATTCACTGTGCTCTTCAGCCCACGGTGCCGGGCGCGCCATGAGTCGGACGGAAGCGGCCCAACGAATCGAGCATCGACAATTGACTGGCCTGATGAGCGATATCACCTACCGCCAGGATTGGGCAAACCTCTTGCGCGATGAAGCCCCTCAAGCCTACAAGGACCTACGCCTGGTCATGCAAGCTCAACACGATCTGGTTCGAATCGAGCGTCATCTCAAACCAATTCTTAACGATAAACGGCCCTAA
- a CDS encoding DDE-type integrase/transposase/recombinase codes for MKRLLFWLGLAASKFHSWKHRYGMANEHNGQIPRDWWIEEWEKKAIVDYHDQHPLEGYRRLTFMMLDDDIVAVSPSTTYRVLKAARRLDRKNNLPSKNGTGFEQPEKAHKHWHVDISYLNLGGTFYFLISVLDGYSRYIVHWEIREKMEEQDVEVVVARALEKNPGVKPRIISDNGPQFIAKDFKLFIRIFGLSHVRTSPYYPQSNGKLERFHGILKQECIRPSCPATVEEAKRRVHDFVEHYNNVRLNSAIGYITPADKLADLGRVIAAERDRKLEEARKRRELARQTQPRVA; via the coding sequence ATGAAACGCTTGCTGTTCTGGCTCGGACTGGCTGCCAGCAAGTTCCACAGCTGGAAGCATCGCTATGGTATGGCCAATGAGCATAATGGCCAGATACCACGTGATTGGTGGATCGAAGAATGGGAAAAGAAAGCCATCGTCGATTACCACGACCAGCATCCACTAGAAGGCTACCGACGCTTGACGTTCATGATGCTTGATGATGACATCGTGGCTGTCAGCCCGAGCACCACATATCGCGTACTGAAAGCTGCTCGGCGATTGGATCGCAAGAACAATCTGCCCAGCAAGAATGGCACAGGTTTCGAACAACCCGAAAAGGCCCATAAACATTGGCATGTTGACATCAGCTACCTCAATCTAGGAGGTACCTTCTACTTCCTGATATCGGTACTCGATGGCTACAGTCGCTACATTGTCCACTGGGAAATTCGCGAGAAGATGGAGGAGCAGGACGTCGAAGTGGTGGTGGCTCGCGCACTGGAAAAGAATCCTGGTGTCAAGCCGCGAATCATCAGTGACAATGGACCACAGTTCATTGCCAAGGACTTCAAGCTCTTTATCCGGATCTTCGGTCTGAGTCACGTTCGTACGAGTCCCTACTATCCCCAAAGCAACGGCAAGTTGGAAAGGTTCCACGGGATCCTGAAGCAGGAATGCATCCGACCTAGTTGTCCAGCAACGGTGGAAGAAGCAAAACGCCGCGTTCACGATTTCGTCGAACATTACAACAACGTGCGTTTGAATAGCGCGATCGGATATATCACTCCGGCCGACAAACTGGCAGACCTCGGACGTGTGATTGCCGCCGAACGCGATCGCAAGCTGGAAGAAGCGCGAAAGCGCCGCGAACTTGCCCGGCAAACGCAGCCGCGAGTTGCATAG